A genomic window from Astatotilapia calliptera chromosome 12, fAstCal1.2, whole genome shotgun sequence includes:
- the LOC113033684 gene encoding nuclear factor 7, brain-like: MAEKVRLLENFVSCHVCSETFRDPVSLSCSHSFCSSCLQKFWEQTKNKNCPICKRKSSKDHPIANFTLKELADSFAGRQKSGSSETEKREKKLTVVCSKHEEEPKLFCVDEQRAVCPVCEFSLHQSHKVVPVEEAVSDLKEQLKSDLKSLQDKRNKYKQVEETYNEVIQHSKKQLLSTERQIRAEFNKLQQFLKEEEESRLAALREEEEQKGRTINREMKMIEEQISSLSDSISAVEEELQKHSVPFLSSYKDTQSRARAQSSVSDPQLVSGALIDVAKHLGNLSFRVWEKMKEKVHFSPVILDPNTANPVLYLSDDLTSVRCGDTWQQLPDNPERNTKYPDVFGSEGFSSGKHSWEVEVGDHPWWIVGLVKESVDRRGQRSVSPKYGIWCLWYASGKYTNGVGRTVRVKKSLQRIRVQLDYDRGEVSFYEPKDMTHIYTHRDTFTEKLFPYFNIGNAGDAKTSEIKICQTEI; encoded by the coding sequence ATGGCTGAGAAAGTCAGACTTTTGGAAAATTTCGTGAGCTGCCATGTGTGTTCAGAGACTTTCAGAGAtcctgtgtctctgagctgcagccacagCTTCTGTTCAAGCTGCCTGCAGAAATTCTGggaacaaactaaaaacaaaaactgtcccatttgtaaaagaaaatcttCAAAGGATCATCCTATTGCCAACTTTACACTGAAAGAACTTGCTGATTCATTTGCTGGGAGACAGAAATCTGGATCATCTgagacagaaaagagagagaagaaattAACAGTGGTGTGCAGTAAACATGAGGAAGAGCCTAAACTGTTCTGTGTGGATGAGCAGAGAgctgtgtgtcctgtgtgtgaGTTTTCTCTCCACCAGAGTCACAAAGTGGTTCCTGTAGAAGAAGCAGTCAGTGACCTGAAGGAGCAGCTGAAATCTGACTTAAAGTCTCTGCAGGACAAGaggaacaaatacaaacaagtgGAGGAAACATACAATGAAGTGATTCAACACTCCAAGAAGCAGCTGTTGTCCACAGAGAGGCAGATCAGAGCAGAGTTCAACAAGCTCCAGCAGTtcctgaaagaggaagaggagtccAGACTGGCAGCtctgagagaggaagaggagcagaagggGAGGACTATCAACAGAGAGATGAAGATGATTGAGGAGCAGATCTCCTCTCTGTCAGACAGCATCTCTGCTGTTGAAgaagagctgcagaaacacagcgtGCCATTCCTCAGCAGTTATAAAGACACTCAGAGCAGAGCCAGAGCCCAGAGCTCAGTGTCAGATCCACAGCTGGTCTCAGGAGCACTGATAGATGtggccaaacacctgggcaacctgtCCTTCAGAGTGTGGGAGAAGATGAAGGAGAAGGTCCACTTCAGTCCTGtcattctggacccaaacactgcaAACCCAGTTCTCTATCTGTCTGATgatctgaccagtgtgagaTGTGGAGACACATggcagcagcttcctgataatccagagagAAACACTAAGTATCCTGATGTTTTTGGCTCTGAGGGCTTCAGctcagggaaacacagctgggaggtggaggtgggagACCATCCTTGGTGGATTGTTGGTTTAGTTAAAGAGTCAGTTGACAGGAGGGGACAGCGTTCTGTTTCACCAAAATATGGAATCTGGTGTTTATGGTATGCCAGTGGAAAATACACTAATGGTGTTGGTCGGACTGTGAGAGTGAAGAAGAGCCTCCAGAGGATCAGAGTCCAGCTGGACTATGACAGGGGGGAGGTGTCCTTCTATGAACCTAAAGACATGACTCACATCtacactcacagagacactttcACTGAGAAACTCttcccatattttaatattggaaATGCAGGAGACGCCAAAACCTCTGAAATCAAAATCTGTCAGACTGAGATTTGA
- the LOC113033654 gene encoding tripartite motif-containing protein 35-like — MAERALFENFLSCHVCSETFRDPVSLSCNHSFCSSCLQKFWKQTTNQNCPICKRKSSKDRPYVNFALKELADSFAGRQKSGSSETGEKKLMAVCSKHDEEPKLFCVDEQRAVCTVCDFPHHQSHKVVPVEEAVSDLKEQLKSDLKSLQDKRNKYKQVEETYNEVIQHSKKQLLSTERQIRAEFNKLQQFLKEEEESRLAALREEEEQKGRTISREMKMIEEQISSLSDSISAVEEELQKHSVPFLSSYKDTQSRARAQSSVSDPQLVSGALIDVAKHLGNLSFRVWEKMKEKVHFSPVILDPNTANRWLYLSDDLTSVRNGDTKQQLPDNPERNTKYPTVFGSEGFSSGKHSWEVEVGDHPDWTVGLVKESVDRKGECSGSPKYGIWRLKYDSGKYTNCVGQTGTVKKSLQRIRVQLDYDRGEVSFYDPEDMTHICTYRDTFTEKLFPYFNIGNAGDAKTSDIKICQTEI, encoded by the coding sequence ATGGCTGAGAGAGCTCTTTTTGAAAATTTCCTGAGCTGCCATGTGTGCTCAGAGACTTTCAGAGAtcctgtgtctctgagctgcAACCACAGCTTCTGTTCAAGCTGCCTGCAGAAATTCtggaaacaaacaacaaaccaaaactgtcccatttgtaaaagaaaatcttCAAAGGATCGTCCTTATGTCAACTTTGCGCTGAAAGAACTTGCTGATTCATTTGCTGGGAGACAGAAATCTGGATCATCTGAGACAGGAGAAAAGAAATTAATGGCAGTGTGCAGTAAACACGACGAAGAACCTAAACTGTTCTGTGTGGATGAGCAGAGAGCTGTGTGTACTGTGTGTGACTTTCCTCACCACCAGAGTCACAAAGTGGTTCCTGTAGAAGAAGCAGTCAGTGACCTGAAGGAGCAGCTGAAATCTGACTTAAAGTCTCTGCAGGACAAGaggaacaaatacaaacaagtgGAGGAAACATACAATGAAGTGATTCAACACTCCAAGAAGCAGCTGTTGTCCACAGAGAGGCAGATCAGAGCAGAGTTCAACAAGCTCCAGCAGTtcctgaaagaggaagaggagtccAGACTGGCAGCtttgagggaggaagaggagcagaagggGAGGACTATCAGCAGAGAGATGAAGATGATTGAGGAGCAGATCTCCTCTCTGTCAGACAGCATCTCTGCTGTTGAAgaagagctgcagaaacacagcgtGCCATTCCTCAGCAGTTATAAAGACACTCAGAGCAGAGCCAGAGCCCAGAGCTCAGTGTCAGATCCACAGCTGGTCTCAGGAGCACTGATAGATGtggccaaacacctgggcaacctgtCCTTCAGAGTGTGGGAGAAGATGAAGGAGAAGGTCCACTTCAGTCCTGtcattctggacccaaacactgcaAACCGCTGGCTCTATCTGTCTGATGATCTGACCAGTGTGAGGAATGGAGACACaaagcagcagcttcctgataatccagagagAAACACTAAGTATCCCACTGTTTTTGGCTCTGAGGGCTTCAGctcagggaaacacagctgggaggtggaggtgggagACCATCCTGACTGGACTGTGGGTTTAGTTAAAGAGTCAGTTGACAGGAAGGGAGAGTGTTCTGGTTCACCAAAATATGGAATCTGGCGTTTAAAATATGACAGTGGAAAATACACTAATTGTGTTGGTCAGACTGGGACAGTGAAGAAGAGTCTCCAGAGGATCAGAGTCCAGCTGGACTATGACAGGGGGGAGGTGTCCTTCTATGACCCTGAAGACATGACTCACATCTGCACTTACAGAGACACTTTCACTGAGAAACTCttcccatattttaatattggaaATGCAGGAGACGCCAAAACCTCTGATATCAAAATCTGTCAGACTGAGATTTGA
- the LOC113033621 gene encoding tripartite motif-containing protein 35-like: MAERALFENFLSCHVCSETFRDPVSLSCSHSFCSSCLQKFWEQTTNKNCPICKRKSSKDLPNVNFTLKELADTFAQRQEDKSSETVKKKRKVDVFCNDHQKEPELFCVDEQRAVCPVCDFSLHQSHKVVPVEEAVSDLKEQLKSDLKSLQDKRNKYKQVEETYNEVIQHSKKQLLSTERQIRAEFNKLQQFLKEEEESRLAALREEEEQKGRTISREMKMIEEQISSLSDSICAVEEELQKHSVPFLSSYKDTQSRARAQSSVSDPQLVSGALIDVAKHLGNLSFRVWETMKEKVHFSPVILDPNTAHCWLYLSDDLTSVRQGDTKQQLPDNPERNTEYATVFGSEGFSSGKHSWEVEVGDHPVWIVGLVKESVDRKGECFASPKYGIWCLTHRSGKYTNGDGQTVTVKKSLQRIRVQLDYDRGEVSFYDPEDMTHIYTYRDTFTEKLFPHFSVGEAGDAKTSDIKICQTEI, encoded by the coding sequence ATGGCTGAGAGAGCTCTTTTTGAAAATTTCCTGAGCTGCCATGTGTGCTCAGAGACTTTCAGAGAtcctgtgtctctgagctgcagccacagCTTCTGTTCAAGCTGCCTGCAGAAATTCTGGGAACAAactacaaacaaaaactgtcccatttgtaaaagaaaatcttCAAAGGATCTTCCTAATGTGAACTTTACACTGAAAGAACTTGCTGACACTTTTGCTCAAAGACAGGAAGACAAATCATCAGAGACagtaaaaaagaagaggaaagtggatgtattttgtaatgatcATCAGAAAGAGCCTGAACTGTTCTGTGTGGACGAGCAGAGAgctgtgtgtcctgtgtgtgaCTTTTCTCTCCACCAGAGTCACAAAGTGGTTCCTGTAGAAGAAGCAGTCAGTGACCTGAAGGAGCAGCTGAAATCTGACTTAAAGTCTCTGCAGGACAAGaggaacaaatacaaacaagtgGAGGAAACATACAATGAAGTGATTCAACACTCCAAGAAGCAGCTGTTGTCCACAGAGAGGCAGATCAGAGCAGAGTTCAACAAGCTCCAGCAGTtcctgaaagaggaagaggagtccAGACTGGCAGctctgagggaggaagaggagcagaagggGAGGACTATCAGCAGAGAGATGAAGATGATTGAGGAGCAGATCTCCTCTCTGTCAGACAGCATCTGTGCTGTTGAAgaagagctgcagaaacacagcgtGCCATTCCTCAGCAGTTATAAAGACACTCAGAGCAGAGCCAGAGCCCAGAGCTCAGTGTCAGATCCACAGCTGGTCTCAGGAGCACTGATAGATGtggccaaacacctgggcaacctgtCCTTCAGAGTGTGGGAGACGATGAAGGAGAAGGTCCACTTCAGTCCTGtcattctggacccaaacactgcaCACTGCTGGCTCTATCTGTCTGATgatctgaccagtgtgagaCAAGGAGACACAAAGCAGCAActtcctgataatccagagagAAACACTGAGTATGCCACTGTTTTTGGCTCTGAGGGCTTCAGctcagggaaacacagctgggaggtggaggtgggagACCATCCTGTCTGGATTGTAGGTTTAGTTAAAGAGTCAGTTGACAGGAAGGGAGAGTGTTTTGCTTCACCAAAATATGGAATCTGGTGTTTAACACATCGCAGTGGAAAATACACTAATGGTGATGGTCAGACTGTGACAGTGAAGAAGAGTCTCCAGAGGATCAGAGTCCAGCTGGACTATGACAGGGGGGAGGTGTCCTTCTATGACCCTGAAGACATGACTCACATCTACACTTACAGAGACACTTTCACTGAGAAACTCTTCCCACATTTCAGTGTTGGAGAGGCAGGAGACGCCAAAACCTCTGATATCAAAATCTGTCAGACTGAGATTTGA
- the LOC113034335 gene encoding nuclear factor 7, brain-like: MAEKVRLLENYLSCHVCSETFRDPVSLSCNHSFCSSCLQKFWKQTKNKNCPICKRKSSKDDPIVNFTLKELADSVAGRQKSGSSETEKGEKKLTVVCSKHEEVPKLFCVDEQRAVCTVCDFSLHHSHKVVPVEEAVSDLKEQLKSDLKSLQDKRNKYKQVEETYNEVIQHSKKQLLSTERQIRAEFNKLQQFLREEEESRLAALREEEEQKGRTISREMKMIEEQISSLSDSISAVEEELQKHSVPFLSSYKDTQSRARAQSSVSDPQLVSGALIDVAKHLGNLSFRVWEKMKEKVHFSPVILDSNTAHCCLYLSDDLTSVRRGDTKQQLPDNPERNTNYCTLFGSEGFSSGKHSWEVEVGDHPVWFVGLVKESVDRKGECSASPKYGIWCLMHHSGKYTNGVGQTVTVKKSLQRIRVQLDYDRGEVSFYHPEDMTHICTHRDTFTEKLFPYFSIGNAGDAKTSDIKICQTEI, translated from the coding sequence ATGGCTGAGAAAGTCAGACTTTTGGAAAATTACCTGAGCTGCCATGTGTGTTCAGAGACTTTCAGAGAtcctgtgtctctgagctgcAACCACAGCTTCTGTTCAAGCTGCCTGCAGAAATTCtggaaacaaactaaaaacaaaaactgtcccatttgtaaaagaaaatcttCAAAGGATGATCCAATTGTCAACTTTACACTGAAAGAACTTGCTGATTCAGTTGCTGGGAGACAGAAATCTGGATCATCTGAGACAgaaaagggagagaagaaaTTAACAGTGGTGTGCAGTAAACATGAGGAAGTGCCTAAACTGTTCTGTGTGGACGAGCAGAGAGCTGTGTGCACCGTGTGTGACTTTTCTCTCCACCACAGTCACAAAGTGGTTCCTGTAGAAGAAGCAGTCAGTGACCTGAAGGAGCAGCTGAAATCTGACTTAAAGTCTCTGCAGGACAAGaggaacaaatacaaacaagtgGAGGAAACTTACAATGAAGTGATTCAACACTCCAAGAAGCAGCTGTTGTCTACAGAGCGGCAGATCAGAGCAGAGTTCAACAAGCTCCAGCAGTTcctgagagaggaagaggagtccAGACTGGCAGctctgagggaggaagaggagcagaagggGAGGACTATCAGCAGAGAGATGAAGATGATTGAGGAGCAGATCTCCTCTCTGTCAGACAGCATCTCTGCTGTTGAAgaagagctgcagaaacacagcgtGCCATTCCTCAGCAGTTATAAAGACACTCAGAGCAGAGCCAGAGCCCAGAGCTCAGTGTCAGATCCACAGCTGGTCTCAGGAGCACTGATAGATGtggccaaacacctgggcaacctgtCCTTCAGAGTGTGGGAGAAGATGAAGGAGAAGGTCCACTTCAGTCCTGTCATTCTGGACTCAAACACTGCACACTGCTGTCTCTATCTGTCTGATgatctgaccagtgtgagaCGTGGAGACACaaagcagcagcttcctgataatccagagagAAACACTAATTATTGTACTCTTTTTGGCTCTGAGGGCTTCAGctcagggaaacacagctgggaggtggaggtgggagACCATCCTGTCTGGTTTGTGGGTTTAGTTAAAGAGTCAGTTGACAGGAAGGGAGAGTGTTCTGCTTCACCAAAATATGGAATCTGGTGTTTAATGCATCACAGTGGAAAATACACTAATGGTGTTGGTCAGACTGTGACAGTGAAGAAGAGTCTCCAGAGGATCAGAGTCCAGCTGGACTATGACAGGGGGGAGGTGTCCTTCTATCACCCTGAAGACATGACTCACATCtgcactcacagagacactttcACTGAGAAACTCTTCCCATATTTCAGTATTGGAAATGCAGGAGACGCCAAAACCTCTGATATCAAAATCTGTCAGACTGAGATTTGA